In Candidatus Nitrosotenuis uzonensis, the sequence ATTTTGCAGGACAAGGTGACACTGAAGAAAAACCCACGAATTGAGAGTGGAATGGAGCCGGATGTATGGTTTGAGCCAGAGATAGTAATCGAGGTGGTCGCATCTGAGATTACGCTCAGTCCAGTACACACCACTGCAAAGGATGTCATAAGGAAGGGAAGCGGCCTTGCGTTAAGGTTTCCAAAGTTTACAGGCAAGATAAGAGATGAAAAAGCCCCAGAAGATGCGTCAACGGATCAGGAAGTCATCACGTTGTACCGAAATCAGAAAAAAATAACACAAAATCCCGCCGAAACCTAGTCTGCAAGGTTAATTAAGACCAAGCCAAGTTATACAAAAAGGATGTATAGTGGAGAACTAGAGGTCCAAGCAAAACGAAAAGCAATCGCAGTTTTACAAGATGAAATAAACAGGATTCTGAATGCAGCTCGTGAGCTGGCAACTCTGCCGGACCTAATAATGAAAAAAGACAAAGCTGGCATAAAGGCAGCTAACGAACAAATCTCAAGCATTGAGGAAGAAGTCGAGAACCTGAGACGAAAAATCACACGCGAGGTAGCGGATGTTGGTGGGCTGATAATAAACAGGGAAAACCTGCTTAACACGGCATACACTATGGATGAGATTGCAGGATACATCACAGGCATCGCATTCAAGCTTTCCAACAT encodes:
- a CDS encoding DUF47 domain-containing protein translates to MYSGELEVQAKRKAIAVLQDEINRILNAARELATLPDLIMKKDKAGIKAANEQISSIEEEVENLRRKITREVADVGGLIINRENLLNTAYTMDEIAGYITGIAFKLSNIKPATLKSAKIDSDISALIDLLVDEVYKLNEIVRGLNTNTANAIELAQETQKIEREIDIKYRALVIKALDEISNTKELLLVKDVIQGIEEMADKCQEVSDSFILLALSL